GCGATAGAATCACCAAGATGTCCTCTATATATTATAGGAACTGTACCGTCAAACACATAAAAATATGGTTTTCGGACTTGAAGCTTTACATTGCGGAAATTATAATCTTTTTTATCAATTATTGTATGCATTTGGGAAAACACGGTTAATGATGTGTCAATTGTCGTAACAATCAACGGTGCACTGATATTTCCAAGATATAGAATACCCTCTTCAATTCCTGCCAGATAGAAAGAGTTCACTTTTAAGTCTTTTGTTTTTTCAATGAGTACAGGGTGCTGCAAGAATCTTCTTATGAAACTATTTTCACTTTTAATGATATGTTCTGAGCTTCGAAAAAGTCCAATAACAACGAGACAGCTGATAACAATAATTAGTCCTCCAACTCCAAGTTCTTTAAGTCCAGACCTTCCTATTTTTTTCACCAAAACAATTAGCGCAATAAATGATAACACTAAAAAGAAAATATTAAAGATCAGATGTTCAGTCCATCCTAATTTTTCTAGAATACCTCCACATGAGCATGGAACGAAATCGCTATAATTTAAGATAAGATATATATACAGTGTGAATGCTGACATAAGGCCGATTGATGCATATAGTCCTACCTTATTGCTATTTGGAATCAATAACATGATTGCCACCAAAAACTCAATGACCAAAATTCCGTAAGAAATAACTCCAGCATAGGCACTCAATAGTGGAGATTGGGCTAATTGAACCTGAAATGCTTCAAAGTCAAATAATTTACTGGCAGCTGCATAAATGAACAGTAAGGCAAGTAAAATACTGACAATCTTTACTAAGTGTTTCCATATAAAATTAATAACCCTTATAACCATTGGCATTGATTATTACAAATTTCGCCAATACAGGAAAATATAATACGGACAATATTGATGATAATATTCCCATTTTAAGGAAAAACATGCCAAATATTTATTTACCAACCTTCAGTTTTGCCAATCGCGGAATATCACCAAGACGAATTCCATTCCTTACAAAAACCTTGTGCATGTTCTCGTAATCAGAGAAATTATTTTTGAATGCTATTTCCTTCAAGCTAAGCGAAGTAAACGCAATATCACTAATAGCTTCCAACATCTTAATTTTTAACCAAAACCGATAGAAGGAATCACCAAGACAGGACTTGGAATCGCGCTGAAAATGCTCATAAATATAACCTTTGGATTCAATATAATTTTGAAGAGTCTGTTTAAATCCTTGGTTATATGACTTTAGTAGATCCTTTATATATAAAACATCGGATGGTACGTCTTGTAGTACATGTTTTGGAACGGATAGGTCAACAAAATGCACATAACCATTCCTTATGTCTTCCAAATATGCTATTCCAACGACAAGGTGCATGCTGTCCCCTTCTGTATATCGGTGATGAACTGGAAACACATCTTTAAAAGCTTGGGCTTTCCAATTCAACTTAGCAATAACATTAAGCACGATGGGGTCGTAATCATTTAAATCTGTAAAATCAAAACTACACACATGTTCCTTCTTGAATGCTTCATTCGGAATAATATCAAGCTTTTTTAAAATTGCATAAAAGCTATCCACAATACTTTGCAAACGCATAGATAATTCCAGTTGGTCGGAGAACAAAACGGCTGGCTTCACAAAGTTTAAATTGCAAAATTTAGAGATATTTCGCCCCGCCAAATCATCCAATAATGAAATGGTGTAAAAATTCATTGTAACCTATAGTTAGTTTTCAAAGTAAGACCGATCTCAGAACTGGCATTGTAATAAGTTTTCGTATAGTGTAATTTACGGCCTATAGTTTTTTAAATATAATATTTTTAATCTAATAAAGAAATAA
This genomic interval from Chryseobacterium joostei contains the following:
- a CDS encoding DoxX family protein gives rise to the protein MPMVIRVINFIWKHLVKIVSILLALLFIYAAASKLFDFEAFQVQLAQSPLLSAYAGVISYGILVIEFLVAIMLLIPNSNKVGLYASIGLMSAFTLYIYLILNYSDFVPCSCGGILEKLGWTEHLIFNIFFLVLSFIALIVLVKKIGRSGLKELGVGGLIIVISCLVVIGLFRSSEHIIKSENSFIRRFLQHPVLIEKTKDLKVNSFYLAGIEEGILYLGNISAPLIVTTIDTSLTVFSQMHTIIDKKDYNFRNVKLQVRKPYFYVFDGTVPIIYRGHLGDSIARTLSYKDAFFNQMVILDSTRFAIRTQRGSDRSYTLALLDLSRNSKVKLKSDILQGQIDGVFSVDGSLISNSNATKLVYTYVYRNQFIVMDSTLRIDKRLQTIDTTTHAKITITKLSDGSKKMGAPPFTVNKRSVIYGDLLFNESNLKGQYEPSEAWRTSSIIDVYNTARQQYMGSFYIDHKKGEALSSWLVNGNDLYAIVGNELRRYKIRGEAFK
- a CDS encoding helix-turn-helix domain-containing protein; the encoded protein is MNFYTISLLDDLAGRNISKFCNLNFVKPAVLFSDQLELSMRLQSIVDSFYAILKKLDIIPNEAFKKEHVCSFDFTDLNDYDPIVLNVIAKLNWKAQAFKDVFPVHHRYTEGDSMHLVVGIAYLEDIRNGYVHFVDLSVPKHVLQDVPSDVLYIKDLLKSYNQGFKQTLQNYIESKGYIYEHFQRDSKSCLGDSFYRFWLKIKMLEAISDIAFTSLSLKEIAFKNNFSDYENMHKVFVRNGIRLGDIPRLAKLKVGK